From Insulibacter thermoxylanivorax:
CGCCCGCTGGGCCAGGAACAGCGAGATCGTCCCGATGCCGCAGTAAGCGTCGATCACTGTTTCTTCTCCGGTAAGTGCGGTATATTCCAATGCTTTATCATACAGCACCTTCGTCTGCACGGGATTCACCTGATAGAAGGACCGCGCCGAGATCGCGAAGCGAACCTCCCCGATCCGATCCTCGATCGTCTCGCTTCCCCACAGCACCTGTGTCTCCTCGCCAAAGATCACGCTTGTCCGCTTCGTATTCACATTCTGACAGATGCTCTTAAGCGCATACTCAGGCTGGCTCACGCGCACCGCCTCACGGATGCGATCCACCAGCTCATCCGCTTTCGGCAGCTTCCTGCCGTTGGTCACCAGCACGAGCATCAACTCCCGCGACTGCACGCCGACCCGCACAACCACATGGCGCAGCAGGCCGCGATGCGTCGCGTGGTCATAGGCTGGGATCCCCAGCTCACCGGCGATCTGCTTCACCTGCCGGATCAGCTCATCATTCTGCGGATCTTGAATCAGACAGCTGTCCATATCGACGATGCGGCGGCTCCCCGGCTCATAGAATCCTGCGATCAATCCGCCTTCCCGCTCTCCGATCGGCACGACGGCCTTGTTGCGGTATCGCCATGGATCTTCCATGCCGATCACGGGGTGCACGATCACTCCGTGCGAGCCAGCATCGCTGGCGCTCGATGATCCCCGGACATCCAGCTTCCCGATACGCTGCAGATTATCGATAACGAGCTGTCTCTTCCACCTCAGCTGCCCTTCATAGCTTAGATGCTGCAGCTGGCAGCCGCCGCATCGGCCATAGACTGGACACAGCGGTGCGACCCGTTCCCCGCTGGTTCGCAGCACCTCCTCCAGCTTCGCATGGCCGTACTGCTTCTTCAGCTCCGTTACCCGCACACGTGCCAGCTCACCGGGCAAAGCACCGGACACGAACAACGTGAATCCTTCCACACGCCCTACGCCATGTCCCTCATAGGTGAGATCAAGGATCTCCACCTCGCAGACTTGTCCCTGATTCACCGGAAGCGGTGCTGGATGATTTTGTTTAATCGTTGTACGTGTCTTTTTGTTCATAGCTTGTCTATGCTCCCTGTCCCTTATATCCTGTATCCTCATTCATTCTTAATTCCCGTTACTATCGAATGAATGCCGCTCTAACATCATTCTCTTATCACAATTACCATCATTATGCCACAACAGCCGGCCCTGCGTGCAGCGAAGTGCGATGCCGAGCAAATACGCATGATTTCCGAGCAACGCAAGTCCATCCGGCGAGCGCGTTCGGCTGGACTTGCCCATGCTGATCTGCCTTTTTTGCTTAAACCCTTCCGCAAGGCGGCTGTTGCACGGCCTTCTCTGCAAGTCCATTCATATATTGGAGTAACGCTTGTCGAGAAGAGGTGCAGGACGATGCCAGTACAATTCCTAGACTCCAGAGTATCCGACTTCTTCACTTCGGATAACGAGGATCTTATATTGCCAACGGATACTCCGATTCTGCTTGGAGATATCGGTTTGCAGACCGCAGCGGCACTCGGCACGCCTAACCAAAGCAGCATTCGCGTTCAACTCGTGGGAACGATCGGCGTTACGATCCGTTCCGGCAATCCCAGAGTCATAGTCTATGTCCAGCGCGGCAGTACCGAAGTTTTCGGTTCCGGGACGATCATCTACACCCTGCAGGGCGATCTGCCCGCGGAGGCGGGCAACACCCGGCTGCTTAACTTCACAGCAGGAGACTTCCCTTCAGCTCTCGATGCAGCTAGCGGCGAGATTCGCTATACGATGTTCGCCGTTGCCGAGAGAAGCAGGAAATCCCGCGTACGCATACGCGGCCCTGTTAACTTCATGGGCACAGCCGCGGCAGGGAACGAATAACAGTCCTGCGCTGCTTGATAGTTCGCTGATATATATCCCATATCTTCTCACCCAAAAAGGCCGATTCTGCACACAACAAACGTGTCAGATCGGCCTTGTGCCTGCTGCTGCACTGTCCGCGGGAACGATCACATGCAGATGATGCGGCAGAACGCTGAATCGGCCGGGAAGACTGCCGCCTAATTCCCCGTCCAGATTCAACTGCACTTGATCCTCGGACCTTAGCATGATCTCATCGACATGCAGGTATTCGACCAGCGGATCGTTCAGATGATCCCCGCGCAAAGCCATCGATGCCAATCGGATAAAATCCGCCAAACTGCATTTCTTCAGAATGATCAGATCAAGCTTGCCGTCATTGAGACTCGCTTCCGGAGCCAGCTTCTCGAAGCCGGCCACAGAAGTGCTGTTCGCCAGGAAGAACAGCATGATCTCCTCATCGACGACCCGCTCCCCCGTGCGCATCTCCACCTTGATCGGCCGCAGCCAAGCCAACTTCTCGATCCCTTTAACATAGTATGCCAGCTGTCCCAGCATCGTCTTCAGCTTGCTGGGCACCTCATAAGTCAACTCCGTAATCGATCCCCCGCCGGCAATATTGATAAAATACTTCGTCCCATCCTCCAGCTCGCACTTGCCGAGATCGATCGGCACGGTATGCTGCTGCAGGATGACATCGGCGGCCTGCTCCCAAGAGCGCGGTATGCCGACCGCCCGGGCAAAATCATTGGTCGTTCCG
This genomic window contains:
- a CDS encoding diacylglycerol kinase gives rise to the protein MVKRARLIYNPSSGREEMRRRLPDILDRLERGGLETSCHETKGTGDATQAAAEAVARGFDIIIAAGGDGTIYEVVNGLAELEHRPKLGILPVGTTNDFARAVGIPRSWEQAADVILQQHTVPIDLGKCELEDGTKYFINIAGGGSITELTYEVPSKLKTMLGQLAYYVKGIEKLAWLRPIKVEMRTGERVVDEEIMLFFLANSTSVAGFEKLAPEASLNDGKLDLIILKKCSLADFIRLASMALRGDHLNDPLVEYLHVDEIMLRSEDQVQLNLDGELGGSLPGRFSVLPHHLHVIVPADSAAAGTRPI
- the rlmD gene encoding 23S rRNA (uracil(1939)-C(5))-methyltransferase RlmD, whose amino-acid sequence is MNKKTRTTIKQNHPAPLPVNQGQVCEVEILDLTYEGHGVGRVEGFTLFVSGALPGELARVRVTELKKQYGHAKLEEVLRTSGERVAPLCPVYGRCGGCQLQHLSYEGQLRWKRQLVIDNLQRIGKLDVRGSSSASDAGSHGVIVHPVIGMEDPWRYRNKAVVPIGEREGGLIAGFYEPGSRRIVDMDSCLIQDPQNDELIRQVKQIAGELGIPAYDHATHRGLLRHVVVRVGVQSRELMLVLVTNGRKLPKADELVDRIREAVRVSQPEYALKSICQNVNTKRTSVIFGEETQVLWGSETIEDRIGEVRFAISARSFYQVNPVQTKVLYDKALEYTALTGEETVIDAYCGIGTISLFLAQRAKKVYGVEIVPEAVEDARRNAQLNGVTNTEFAVGRAEDLLPRWRKAGIAADVIVVDPPRKGCDRSLLETIIEMKPKRVVYVSCNPATLARDLRILEDGGFRTVEVQPVDMFPHSGHVECLILMVSEE